The Streptomyces sp. M92 nucleotide sequence CGCAAGCCCGCCGCCGTCGCCCTGGCCGCGGTGGCCCTGGCCGCCCTGCCTGTCGCCGCCCAGGCGCACGACGGCAACCACCCGTTCGAGAACTGCACCGAGGCCTACGACGCCGGGCACCACAACATCCCGAAGGGCGACAAGCACTACGGCGACCACCTCGACCGCGACAAGGACGGCGTCGGCTGCGACAAGCCGCCCGCGGGCTTCGTGCCCGCCGACGACAAGGACTCCGGCGACAAGGACTCCGACGAAGCGGCCGGTTACAAGGACTCCGGGAACGCGGAGAACTCCGGCGGCGGCGAGCAGGCCGCCGGGCAGCAGGGCGCCGATCTCGCCGAGACCGGCGGCGACGACACCACGCCGTACATCGCGGCGGGTGGAGCGGCCGTCGTGCTCGCCGGCGGCGGACTGCTGCTGGCCTCGCGCCGCCGCCGGAGCAACGGCGCCGGCTGACCCGGGAGGGGCAGGCACCGGCTGACGAGAAAGGCGGCACCCCCGCACAAGGGTGCCGCCTTTTCCCGTGGACCGGAGCCGCCGCCGATCGGTGAGGGTGGTCGGGTGACAGACGGCGGCTCCGGGGCCTTGCGCCCCACACAGGGGCTGTTGTGCCCCGCTCGGGGGCTTACCGGTGGTCGCTGCCCTTCGACTGCGACGCCGCCCGGCCCGCCTCCAGCCGCGCCACCGGAATCCGGAACGGGGAGCAGGAGACGTAGTCCAGGCCCACCTCGTGGAAGAAGTGGACGGACTCGGGGTCGCCGCCGTGCTCGCCGCAGACGCCGAGCTTCAGGTCGGGGCGGGTCTCGCGGCCGGCCTTCGCGGCGGCGGCGACCAGGGAGCCGACGCCGTCCTTGTCGATGGTCTCGAACGGGGAGACGCCGAAGATGCCCTTCTCCAGGTAGGCCGTGAAGAAGCTGGCCTCCACGTCGTCGCGGCTGAAGCCCCACACGGTCTGGGTGAGGTCGTTGGTACCGAAGGAGAAGAACTCGGCGGCCTCGGCGATCTGACCGGCGGTCAGCGCGGCGCGCGGCAGCTCGATCATCGTGCCGATGGACAGCTTGAGCTTGGCGCCGGTGGCGGCCTCGACCTCGGCGATGACCTGGTCGG carries:
- a CDS encoding excalibur calcium-binding domain-containing protein produces the protein MKLLRKPAAVALAAVALAALPVAAQAHDGNHPFENCTEAYDAGHHNIPKGDKHYGDHLDRDKDGVGCDKPPAGFVPADDKDSGDKDSDEAAGYKDSGNAENSGGGEQAAGQQGADLAETGGDDTTPYIAAGGAAVVLAGGGLLLASRRRRSNGAG